In the Telopea speciosissima isolate NSW1024214 ecotype Mountain lineage chromosome 2, Tspe_v1, whole genome shotgun sequence genome, one interval contains:
- the LOC122652525 gene encoding 65-kDa microtubule-associated protein 3-like — protein MSGLQDDKFSHMETTCGSLLYELKIIWDEVGESDGERDKMLLELEEECLEVYRRKVDQANRCRAQLRQTIADSEAELASICSAMGDRPVHIRQSDQNAGSLKEELMAILRELEEMRKRKCERRNQFIDILQQIQKISNEICGSTKYNPSNIMVDETDLSLRKLEELNRQLQALQKDKGERLKQVQDHLYTLNTLCLVLGMDFERTVNEVHPSLDDSEGTKNISDNTIERLATAIQTLRKVKIERMQKLQDLATTMLELWNLMDTPIEEQLMFQNVTRNIAASEHEVTEPNILSEDFINYVGAEVSRLEELKAGKMKELVLRKRSELEEIWRRTRMVAEADSAMEYAIEAIESGAVDPATVLEQLELQIAKAKEEAFSRKEILEKVEKWLGACEEECWLEEYNMDENRYNAGRGAHLMLKRAEKARSTVNKLPAMVDALASKTMAWEKDRGVEFTYDGIRLLAMLEEYSVLRQEKEQERQRQRDQKKLQEQLIAEQEVLFGSKPSPSKPPLSGKKVPRTSTGGPGSKRLSLGGVMLQTPKPDPLNSTKATPQSRTVKKGLLQNDSHNHYQDEGRRGLDSAGLSVTQHSVNAANAGDVESMLRKPFSPVSEVNTTNLMEDMNKAQKIFPSNNTAMTTPSKLASLPDEEENMTPKARPVPVPATPSTVSVPMQTAITPVPSSVLFGANTMGEKPEEIEYSFEERRAGFILPQTHLKSTIQV, from the exons ATGTCTGGTCTCCAAGATGATAAGTTTTCGCATATGGAAACAACTTGTGGATCTCTTCTCTATGAACTTAAG ATTAtatgggatgaagttggcgagtCTGATGGTGAAAGGGATAAAATGCtattagaattagaagaagagtGTCTAGAGGTATACAGAAGGAAGGTGGATCAGGCAAATCGCTGTAGGGCTCAGCTACGGCAAACAATTGCAGATTCTGAGGCAGAGCTCGCAAGCATCTGCTCGGCAATGGGTGACCGTCCAGTGCATATCCGGCAG TCTGATCAGAATGCTGGAAGTTTAAAAGAAGAGCTTATGGCCATTCTTCGAGAACTGGAGGAGATGCGAAAGAGGAAATGTGAGAGAAGGAACCAATTCATTGACATCCTTCAGCAAATACAAAAGATCTCAAATGAGATCTGTGGATCCACAAAATATAATCCATCCAATATTATGGTGGATGAAACTGATTTGTCCTTACGAAAGCTTGAAGAGTTGAACAGGCAGCTGCAGGCACTTCAAAAGGACAAG GGAGAACGTCTGAAACAGGTTCAAGACCACCTTTACACTCTGAACACACTATGTTTAGTGCTTGGAATGGATTTCGAGCGCACAGTTAATGAGGTCCACCCCAGTTTGGATGATTCTGAGGGAACAAAGAACATTAGTGACAATACAATTGAGAGGTTGGCTACTGCAATTCAGACGCTGCGAAAGGTCAAGATAGAGAGGATGCAGAAA CTTCAAGATCTGGCAACAACAATGTTGGAGCTGTGGAATTTAATGGATACACCAATTGAGGAGCAGCTGATGTTTCAGAATGTCACCCGTAACATAGCTGCTTCCGAACATGAAGTAACAGAACCCAACATACTCTCTGAGGACTTCATTAATTAT GTTGGGGCAGAAGTATCAAGACTTGAAGAACTGAAAGCAGGCAAGATGAAAGAGCTTGTTCTGAGGAAGAGATCAGAGTTGGAGGAGATTTGGCGGCGGACACGCATGGTAGCAGAGGCAGATAGTGCAATGGAATACGCAATTGAAGCTATTGAATCAG GTGCTGTAGATCCTGCTACTGTCTTGGAACAACTTGAGCTTCAAATTGCAAAAGCGAAAGAGGAAGCATTTAGCAGGAAAGAAATACTTGAAAAGGTTGAAAAATGGTTAGGTGCATGTGAGGAGGAGTGCTGGCTTGAGGAGTACAACATG GATGAAAATCGCTATAATGCTGGTAGAGGTGCCCATCTCATGCTGAAGCGTGCTGAAAAAGCTCGTTCCACAGTGAACAAACTTCCAG CAATGGTGGACGCGTTGGCATCAAAAACCATGGCATGGGAGAAAGACAGAGGCGTGGAATTCACATACGATGGT ATTCGGCTTCTTGCTATGCTGGAAGAGTACAGTGTATTAAGgcaagaaaaagaacaagaacgCCAAAGGCAGCGG GATCAAAAGAAACTTCAAGAACAGTTAATAGCAGAACAGGAAGTGCTTTTTGGATCAAAACCAAGCCCTTCAAAGCCCCCCCTGAGTGGAAAAAAGGTGCCGAGAACTTCAACCGGTGGTCCAGGTAGCAAAAGACTTTCCCTCGGTGGAGTGATGCTGCAAACTCCTAAACCTGATCCACTTAACTCCACAAAAGCTACTCCTCAATCACGCACAGTCAAGAAGGGTCTATTGCAAAATGACTCACATAACCACTATCAGGATGAAG gTCGGAGAGGCTTGGATAGTGCTGGTCTCTCAGTGACACAGCACTCTGTCAACGCTGCAAATGCTGGTGATGTTGAATCCATGTTGCGGAAGCCATTCTCTCCTGTCTCTGAGGTCAACACAACAAACTTGATGGAAGACATGAACAAAGCACAGAAAATATTTCCAAGTAACAACACAGCAATGACCACACCATCCAAATTGGCTTCTCTTCCTGATGAAGAGGAGAACATGACCCCCAAGGCAAGACCAGTTCCAGTCCCTGCTACCCCTTCAACTGTGTCTGTACCCATGCAGACTGCCATAACTCCGGTTCCATCTTCTGTCCTTTTTGGAGCTAACACCATGGGCGAGAAGCCTGAAGAGATTGAATACTCATTCGAGGAGAGAAGAGCTGGTTTCATCCTTCCCCAGACACATCTGAAGTCTACTATACAAGTTTGA